From one Sulfurimonas sp. HSL-3221 genomic stretch:
- a CDS encoding NAD(P)H-quinone oxidoreductase subunit 3: MEHVGVAHPYFGVFILFVLTFGAFYGTTVLARWASRAMAAKDTEKIKLSIYECGPEVTKQPNRISPQFYLFALLFLLFDVEIVFMFPWAIDFKLLGWFGFAEMMLFILLLAIGFVYAWKKGALEWHNIK; this comes from the coding sequence ATGGAACATGTAGGTGTTGCTCACCCCTATTTTGGGGTCTTTATCCTCTTCGTGCTGACCTTCGGTGCGTTCTACGGAACGACGGTCCTGGCGCGATGGGCCAGTCGCGCAATGGCGGCAAAAGATACGGAGAAGATCAAACTTTCCATCTACGAATGTGGACCGGAAGTGACCAAACAGCCCAACAGAATCTCGCCGCAGTTTTACCTGTTCGCGCTGCTGTTTCTGCTGTTTGACGTGGAGATCGTTTTCATGTTCCCGTGGGCAATCGACTTCAAACTGCTCGGTTGGTTCGGCTTTGCGGAGATGATGCTGTTCATCCTGCTGCTGGCCATCGGTTTCGTGTACGCTTGGAAGAAAGGAGCGCTTGAATGGCACAACATCAAGTAA
- a CDS encoding NuoB/complex I 20 kDa subunit family protein, whose translation MAQHQVNFMQDGGLPVALTTVDKVVNWGRSNSLWALTYGLACCGIEMMASGASRYDFDRFGTIFRASPRQSEVMIVAGTLTKKHAEFIRRLYDQMTEPKWVISMGSCANTGGMFNTYATVQGCDRVIPVDLYLPGCAPRPETLQYAVLMLQKKIRREKAIKAQKPKRLL comes from the coding sequence ATGGCACAACATCAAGTAAATTTCATGCAAGACGGCGGGCTTCCCGTCGCATTGACGACCGTCGACAAGGTGGTCAACTGGGGGCGCTCGAACTCGCTTTGGGCGCTGACGTACGGTCTGGCCTGCTGCGGGATCGAGATGATGGCCTCGGGGGCGTCACGCTACGACTTCGACCGCTTCGGTACGATCTTCCGCGCTTCGCCGCGCCAGTCGGAAGTCATGATCGTCGCGGGAACGCTGACAAAGAAGCACGCGGAGTTTATCCGCCGTCTTTACGACCAGATGACGGAACCCAAATGGGTCATCTCCATGGGCTCCTGCGCGAATACGGGCGGGATGTTCAATACCTACGCCACCGTGCAGGGGTGTGACCGCGTTATCCCGGTCGACCTCTACCTGCCGGGCTGTGCGCCGCGTCCGGAGACACTGCAGTATGCGGTTTTGATGCTGCAGAAGAAGATCCGCCGCGAAAAGGCGATCAAAGCCCAGAAACCGAAAAGGCTGCTGTGA